The following nucleotide sequence is from Synchiropus splendidus isolate RoL2022-P1 chromosome 1, RoL_Sspl_1.0, whole genome shotgun sequence.
CCTCCCTGTGCGACTCAGCGAACCACTTCAGCCTGTGAGCCGGCGTTGAGGTTCTTCCTTCGTGTGTCTGTGAACCGACGTCCTCATTTATTTCTCCATGTGGAGCTCAGATGAGCAGACATGCTGAGGATGTAATGTACAGATGTAACAGCTACTTCCCTCCTCTCTGGATGGAGTCACACGTCACTCCCGAACGTCTTTGTCAGTCTGCATCCCTGAAGATTCAGCCGCTCTGACAGGAGGGCAACTGGCTTGACAAGCCTCTGTCTCCACCGCTGACCTTCCACATCCACAGGATCAGCACTTATTCTGTCACACCAGCGTTTCCCTGCGCCCCAATCCTCTCCGAGTCCAGCGTCCAGTCCAGGACGTGTCCCTTCCAAACTGCGTGTGAAGGCAGCGCCGGACCCCGGCAGCATGGTAAGCCTGGCATCTGCATTCAGCCGGCGGAGGCCGGGCTCTCCGGCGGTCAGGACGGCGCCGGGCGCCGGTCTCAGAAGGATTAATTATAAACCCCGCCACAAAACAATCTAATGAAAACCTGTCTGACGCCTCTTTCTGACCGCTCACCCGTCTGTCGGCTCATTACGGTCCTGGTCATTTTCCCACGCAGCCTCGCGTTGACTCTCTGTAGCGTATTGACATGTTTGATCGTGAAGGTCGCAGCTCCGGGAAATGGAGTTATTATTCAGCGCCTGCTTTTCGGCACGGTTTTTAATGATGTTTGGTGAACGGCTGTTGTCACAGCCTTGAAGGTTCCGGCTCTTTCTCTGGCTGCACGAGaaatattaaacatgtcacCTTTGACTCCGCTCGTAGGAAACacgaagctttttttttatctctgtaTGGAGCTGATTTTTTAAAGTAGCGTTTCTACAAAGTCGGCCACTTGTGGCTTCAGAGGACGGAGATAATTCCATTTTCTCTTTGTCTGGAATGACACCACATCTTTGACCCTTCCATGCAACATCTCTATGAAGCAGAGATGGAGAGCAGTAGTTCACTGTTTGACATGTAATCGCAGGCTATTTCAATTACTAGAGCTGAGTAATGTCACTTCAAACCTTCTCATTACGCTCAGTTTTAAGCAGagttgtgaaaacaaaacacgtaAAAGGTTGTGACACTAATGTTGACAAACagtaataacataataataacatttcttTTCTGTTACATACAATTGTTAATGAAATATGAGagtaaatattttcaatttcacCCTGATTCAGCTCCATATAACATACTTAGATGAAGTGTTGCCAGGTTGGTGACGCAAGATCATTGTATCAAACACAATTATTGTACACCTAAGCACAAAAAACAGTACTAGTGATGGGGGCCATTTCATGGAATTTGGGGCCCAGGCAAGATAGAAAAGCTTAGCAGAGAGTCTAAACCGAAGtcaacaatgttttgttgttgaacaGGATGAAAAGTAGATCTGGAACACGTCCACATTGTCTCTACTCCGCTGATATTATAGTATCAGCGATGCAGTGAAATTAAATTTGTGGACGTAGACGTCATAGACGTAGATGAAACGTCGGACTGAATACTGAACATCAAATGTGGTTCTTAAatgtttcaccttttttttctcgGGAATAGTCTGGAATAAAGTTTGAGACAATGtaaatagcttttaaaaaacaatattaaaaaaacgttttccttTGTTTTAGCACTTCAGACTAAACATGCAAGTGCAAAACCAAGTAGACAACAAATGAATTGTTGTCCTTGTGGCAGACGTCTGACAAGCCACTGTAACTGTAGGCTAATGATGTCAGCACAAGGCTGCAGATAGTTTGGCTGAACACTTAACTGAGACCTTGAACTATCAAAGcccaacactgtatgcagactgAGAATGACACTTGaagcgtcaccatgacgacggaGCAGCTCCCGCTTCATAAGCAACAACAACCAGGAACGTGGTCTACCTACGTGAGCGATCTAAACATTGCTGATCCAGTACTATTAGTTTTGACTCCTGCTGAAATGGTGGGTTGCCAGGCACTGCTGCGTCTCTGCGAATGGTGGTGTGGGTTGCCAGACTTTCAACAGTGGCTCCTCGCGGagctcatttttatatttgaagaATGAATACTGTCATGTCACACCATTGATTTGAAACAAAGATTCTGCACACTTtgcctgttttttttgggggggttccGATTGCGTTGTTGCACTTTTCTGACAGTATATAAAGTTGCGCACACGATTTAACGTTGCATTCAATTCATAACCAGCGGTTGTCTAGTTCAGGGGCCGAGGCTGCTGCCTGGTCTGCCTGCTTTGTTGCGACGGCCCTGCtaaacatgaataaacaaaaatgtgccGAGAATGAGCTAAAGCCTCAATATGTCGAGGGTGACCCGAGACCCAGCATCCATGGGCTAAATGGCTGGGTTAGCCTCCTGAGCAGGGAAGCTACCACTCGCTGAGCTGTCTAGTAGTTTCTAGTTCTCTACTATAAAGCAGCAAAGCTTATTATTCAGGAGCAGAGAATCATCCGCATCATCATCAGACGTCAGAGGTGTCTTCATTTTGCTGACTCTGACGCATCTCGCTGGGACCCGACCTCCCTATCTCTAGCGAATCCTCACTTTTTGGGCCGAGCCGACCATGAGACTCATGAGGTATTCACCTCAGGATTTAGCTCCGGCACGTGAAGGATGCGAGGATTTATTGACCCGGCTGTCTCCGGGGGACATTGACTCACTCCTTCCCTCCTGAACTGGGCCTGACTCAGGGAGTCATAGCCACAAAGACCAGCCTGCTGGACCGAGGAAAATGGGTCTGCCCCGCGCGCTCCGGCTTCCGTCTAATTCCCTGTAAAATATTTGGGCGACTCATTCAACAGCATCCCAGCACTGGTCTGCAGCCGCAGAGTGTTGGTTGGGAAGTTGTCACAGGGCCCTTGGATCGACCAGGCCGACCTCTAATTACTCCCCAGGAGAGATAAAGCTGCACTTTGTCTTCGCCTGTGTGTCTTAGATAAGCGTCCTGGGAATTTGGACAGTATTTTCTATTGAGCTCCAGAAACCAGTGGCTGTACTTCTCTTTTCGGTCGTATTTACTTCATAAACCACACTCTTGCAgatagattatatatatatatatatatacatatatatattcatatatatgtatatatatacatttaaacaacaatttatatatatatttaaacaacaaaatattgtttattatgcatcagtttgacaatagcacaataaatcacgatggtggctatattcaagtttttatatcaccttatttaaaataaagcgcttttactgtcttaaaatatttgtgtaagaatttcaatggtataagaatttcaagtccatccagagtcgtggaaaccctggtcattgtgtagtgaaaaacctccctgaacaaaagcaaacagatgcttttgtttgcttttgttcagggatgattcctccatgtttgttgttgtcgttaTCGTgccttgtgcatcagtgtggtcagtggaccaggaactcctgcactcatCCGCACACATTGCGAGTCCCGGACTGCTAcgctgcgctcctgttcccaagcaccattttcctgcagctcccagctgcagaactcagtgttcagggagtttccggcatctagcggcGAGTTGCTTGAGgcaagaagctcaccacccactgaaagtttcccgagacaaagtgcagctctccagctcgGATGAAGTCGCTTGTGTTTCTCCCAATGTTAACTGGCTTAAAAGAAATCTTGGACCCAGAtggtgatctggatcactcaTGAATGTTCCTTGTCCCAGTTCATGTATTTCCCGAAAGTTTTATCCAAATCCGTCCATCACTTTTCAACTTATTTTGACACGACCTCCTTGGTGGGGACCATAAGAACAGACAGTGGACAGCGCTGTGTAACAGCCTGGCTATAACCTGGGTTTGGATAGAGTCTCGTGCGGGTCTCAGTGTCGGGTCAGGCAGTGCTTAAAAAAGTGAAACACCAACAGACAAACTGTTTCCTATGATCCCACCCCTCCAGTGTTGGAGTATCCACACTCTGCATTTCACGACTCCCCTCCTGAAGCAGCCGACCTGGAGGACCCTCCATCAGCAAGTTCTTCAACCCCAGTTACTGCCATTAAATCACAGATTAACTCGCTGCCTTGAAACATTAACCAGTCAGTGCTGTGTAAATCACACGTCCAGCTGAGCTCCGGGCAGGTCAGCCGCCACGATCAACACCGTCGTCCCACGATGCACCTCTCCTCACATAAAGCCCAGCGCAGAACCTTCTGAAATACAAGGGCTGACGCTCTTCCCAGGTCCTGTCGGCTTCCTCTGGGGAGAGATCACTGGTTAGATGCTGATAAATATGTATGAGAGTAACCAGCTCGCTGTCATGTCACTGTTATGCTTGTGTGTCCAGCTTCTTCTTTCCTGGATTCAAAACAGGGGAAAAAATTGaacttaaaatgttttattcaaataaattgAGTAACGTTATGAGTGACTTAATTCTGAGGCTTATCTTTATTTCCAGATTGAAAACTCTTTCCGGACTCATTCAATCCTCGCCGATTCACCTCCATTGAATCAGCGACTGACTGGCCTGTTCTTAAAACATTGGTATTCTCCTCTTGACTCCTGCACTGCGACGCCATCTTTGTTCAGGGTCTGAGTCAGTGTCCCTTTTTATTGGCTGAATCATGCTGAGTCGTCAagtcgatttaaaaaaaatgatgccttGTATGTATCATGTTGTGAATTATGGCTTCATTGAAGGCGAAGCACGGAGTGTGTTTTAAGACGTGGGAGGGGCTCGTGAATATTTCAGTCTAATCTTACGAGGCCATAAAGCCTGATGTACGTGCGCTGGGAGGCAGCCGGCAATAAATGATGCGGCTTTATGTGGCTTTGAATAAAGGATGGGCTCGGCACACAGAAGCAACAGTGAAAAGTGTCCCAAGTGTTTGACTTGGGTTTTAAATCGCCGTCAGTCATGGCCAAACTGGCGCCAGGATATAAGGCTCCTAGGCTTCAGCGAAGGTTGGACAGCGCCGTCTGATTTCATTCCTCCACTGGACCACGAATGGTGAGATGTCCGGACTTCAGCAACACAAAGGTTTTCACACGTGCAGGAGGCAAATTTGTCTGTGGCTCACATCTGGACTGGTGTCGCTACATTTTTCTCTCAGCCATTCGGCCATTTTCGCTGACATCTGATTCGTTCACCTTTTTATTTCACGCAAAAAGAATCCGTCTGTTGCAAGTCGCCGTTGATGTCTGGGGTGAAATACATACAACAACAATGTAAACAAAGAATTCAGGAGTTTGTTCATGGCGCGTTGCTTTTGCAACACTATTGTCAGGATTTTtattgaacacacaaacaagcgtGTTGACATCACAATGCTAGCAAACATGTTATTTATGTTCTTAGATGTAGCATATATTGAAGAGCATCGAAGTGGGAAGCGAAGAGTCGGGAAGCCCCCTGATGTTGGAGCCCTTAAAAGCCACAACTTGAGAACTCCTCATGGCGACTGCACTGTGCTAACAGTTAGCCCTTTTGTTAGCCCTTTACACACTTGtgattctgttgtttgtgtggGTCACTGTTAGTTGCATTACTGTATTGTTTAGACCTTTGTTATTGtcagtattttgtttgttttattgtgtaaaTTCCCAGTCGGGATGACACAAGTTTATCAAACGCTTTCAAACCGCTTCACATGCTGAAGCTAACAATGTAGCTCATGTCTTTGCCTGAACTTtaatctacccatcactggaAATAACTAAGTGTAATGACTACTTCCACTAACACTTCTACGGTGCCACTACTTCTACTATTACAACAACCAGCACCGCTATCATTATGGCTGTAGCCTAGCAGCACAGGTACGCACTTTCTTGTTCTTGGATGTCACATGTGTCGaagagtctttttccttttaggtaggtaactttattgtcaaatatgttacagtacaagacatatagcatggatgaaatatctgaacATGAAGACGCTGGTCTACTGGGACTGAGAGAAGCCGCTGCGTGTGTCCGCGCCGCCATCTTTGATCGTCTTTGCTAAGGCCTGGACCTGTTACGCTGAACCATTCCACCTGTGGTTTTTGACCTCCAACCAGCCACCTGATGTTTTGAGCCCAACTTGAGAACTCCTCGTGGCGACTGCTGTGTGCTAACAGTTAGCCCTTTACATTGtgattctgttgtttgtgttgcattaGCAACTCTATTATTGTATTGTTTAGACCTTTTTTATTGttactattttgtttgttttattgtgtcaaACCTTTGGTTTACACAACTAAAAGCCTTTATATTTTCAACCACTTTTTCCCAACCTTTTGTTCCCAGCTGGGATGTAACAAGCTTTCAAAGCGCTTCACGTGCTGAGGCTAACAATGTAGCTCATGTCTTCGCCTGAACTTGAATGGAGCCATCACTAGCCATAACTAGGTATCGTGACTACTTCCGCTAACACTTCTTCAGTGCCGCTGTCACGGCGGCTGTAGCTGGGCCACACAGGTACGCAAAGGCGTGACAGCCCCCTCGCGACATTAGGATGCAGATGGGGCACTTTGTAACGCTCGGCGTGTTTATCTCTCTTAACACTGgagtcagcaaaacaaaacaactcaacTGTACAAACCGTCTAATTAAAGTTCATTTCATGCCTCTGCAGTTTGGGATCTCGCAGACACGGCGGCATTAATCATCATTAGTAAAGACGGGAGCGGCGCCAGTCGACCCGTCAATCCACGGACCACCTCTGGTCTGCCGAGCGGCGGACGTGGCGGATGATGGCGGTGAGGCTGAAATGTCAGCGGCAGAAAGGAGCGTGGCTGACCTTTCATACTGAGCTGCTGAAGCCATGACTCGGGGACGGTCCCCGCCTCACCCACCCGCTAGAAAAGTAGGGGTGAGTTTTCTCTTTCTGCTCAGCACTTTCACTGGCAGTTCTGTCAAATACCGCTCTTCCTGTGTGTCTCGTGTCTTCATCATAGCTTGCTCCTCTGGTGAAAGGGTCAGCAACAGGAAGTTACTGCCACTCGGAACTGTACGAAGAGGAAGCTCTCAGAGTCTTTTATAAAACATAGATTTAAAACATCCAATTTCCAGGTCTGAGTGACTTAAGGTGTAACAATAAGAGTCAAttaaacagacacaaaaggcCAGTCTTTCAGCTTTGAGGTAAAATGTATTCAggaataaaagtttttttttttttttaaataaatgtgatgaTCCCATTTGAACACTGATGTCCCAAACACAGGTCATCTGAGAGGAGATTCCTGAAAGTTTAGTTTCACGAAAAGGTAATCTGCCCTGGAGAAACTCGTGCTTTACAACATTTTAAGATGTAGAACTTGAAAGGAGAGTGATCAGTGCCAGAGGCATTGAAACTGGTTCAATACAGAGTAGGGTGTGGGTTGAGTGCATCTATCAAAGAGCGAGTCTTTTCAAACATTAGAGGGAGGGAAAACAGGTTGAGGAGAGCAGAATGAACATGTAGAACATGACATGCTAATGTTCTGCCTGTGCGTTCTTCAGCTGGTTCAAACACAATCAAATGTACACATGAACGAAATCACAGTTAAATAGAATTAGTGCTTTGATATTGTTGTATTTCCTGTTTGCTCTGTTGCATTTGCTTGACAGGGCTTGACACCCTGCCTGAGCCCAATCTGTGGCCCCTGTGAGCCTTCACAAGCTTCTGCTTCCGTCGGTGGTGTCAGATCCTGCTCCTACGCTGGTGAAGTCGACTTCTCCCTCTGTTCTCTGGCGCCTTCTCTGGTGCGTGAGGCTTTGGCTAGTTCTTCACCATGAGTGTTTTTGAACCTCCACGCATCTTTTCTTCCCTTTACTCTTTGAAGtaagtgttgtttttccacgACACGCATTTTCTCTTCTTTGTCTATTGTGGCTGAGCTGTGACCACCACatttacttttgtttatttctgccAGCATGTTTTATTCAGCTGAGGTTTCTGTTTGCCGGATTTCTGGCTCACAGTTTCAGGTTTTTCTCGGTTGTTCCTTCATGTTTTCTTCCCCGTTGGTTCCTTCTTCTGGTCCGTCTTGTTTTTGTAATATTATGAATAAACAGAATTGCGTCCTTGCCCAGAGTCTCCCTGTCTCCAGTCACATTTGGGTCCGGCACTCCTGGGTTCCACGACGAGAAGTCACGTCAGGACTGCCCAAAGATAACTGGGGAGGCTTGGCGAATGTGCAGCGAGGCACATTGGTTACATTTTAAAGTTAAATGTGAATCAAAGTCTTGGACCAATATCTTAAAATTTCGCCGAAGTTGCTCTTACTTTTCCGACTAACTTTGGCGGCTCATGTGGTGAAGATCTGCACGCGGAAGGCCTGGCCTGGATTAGATAGAGGACCAGTGTCCCACTTGCACGCGTGTTGCGACGTCCGGTCCAGTTGGTGGAAAGTAGCGGGACTTGTTCATCCTGTAAAGAAAATCCTGTGCAGAAAGTGCTGCACACAATATATTGAAtttcacacccacacacatcaaTAAACCGCACATTTGGGGGTCATTCTAACATTAACACACTTCAGCACAACTGTGGTTCGCTCAGCAAAGAGAACAGCAATGCGACAGTATGAACGCAGGATGATCAGAACAGAGGCCGCATCATGTGCCAGACGTTCTGAAGACGTTTCAAGGTAGTTTAGTGTTGAAACGTTTGCTAACAGTAGATCTGCCTGAAGGGTTGGTGGGAGGGTTGAAAGAGATGGTTTTGGCAGCAACATCAAGACAGAGCTTTTATTTGCGAAACCCCTCCCTGGAACTGAGGCAGGGTTCCTACGTGAGTTCAGGCTTCTCCTGTGATCAACCACTCGTGCGCCGTCACTCTTCCAGTGCATGGCCATGTCTGCTGAGGAGATCATGGCGGCGAAAGAGAAAGCCAGAGCTAGCCGGGGTTGTGATCCGGAACAACTGGTGAACTTCTACGACTCGTGGGCGGAGACCTATGAAAAAGTAAacccttttgtttttaatgacacaAAATCTTTTCGCGCCTCAGCTGATTTTCACTGCTCGCACCCCGGCAGAATGTCGACTCTCTGAACTATCAAGGACCCAAACTTGTGGCGGAGCTCATTTCCAGCCACTTCAGTGGGAATCCTGCGGAGGCTCGGGTTCTGGACGTGGCCTGCGGACCTGGACAGTTTGCTGCATTGGTGAGCAGAATCAGAAGCAGTGGGTGCAGTGCCAAGACAGCGCTCACCTCCGACTTTTATCTATCTGCACTGCAGCCCCACAGGCAGCGTGTTTATGACTGTGCCTGCCACACCAAGTTCTTCACAGAAACCTAGCATAGTTCTTCATCTTCTATTGCAAGTTAGGAGGTTTGGAAGTCCCTGTCCTGCTTGAAACCATTGACACAGACACTCTTAAGTTTCATGTGTATTACTGTAGTAATTTCAAAATCATTTACATTTGTATCATGaaaaagtgtttatttttagGGCTGCCTTCACTCTGATACTGGTTCCTGAAAGATACTTTTTGTTCGACAACAATTTTCTAGCctctggaaatgaatgaagaatgcAGATCACAGTATGAGCAAAGGACTGACTGCTGTTTCGTCTAGATGAAGGAGCGAGGCTTCAGGATGTTTTCAGGCGTGGACTACAGTGAGAAGATGTTGAAGGAGGCTGAAAAGACAGGGGATTATCAGTCCCTTGAACAAGCCCACCTGGGAACTGATCCTTTACCCGGGGATGCTGGTACAGTGGGACCATGTCACCATTATTGCTTAGCTGGATTTTCTATCACCCATGTATATATTTATCCTCAGTCTTTTGTGACCCTTCAGATTCGTTCGACGTGGTGGTCCTAATCGGAGCGTTGAACAAACACCTGGTCCCGTTTAGTGTCCTGAGAGAGCTATGCAAAGTCACCAAACCTGGTAAGTAACACTTGATGCTATGATCTGCCTTTGCGCCAGAATCTTAATGTGTGGCACCAACATGGCGCGCTACATTCACAATGTGTGGTTGTGTGATCGTGATATGTTCGAAACCCCGAGCTAACTAGCTTGACTCCTACATTTCATCATCGATCTGACTCAAGGCAGACATGTCTCTGGGGGCGGGCTCAGAGTGGCTCTGGAGGCGGAGTCACTGGGCTTCGCTCTCGTTCAGCGAGAATTCAGGTTGaggagaactttagaaaaataaacttcagaGCGCAGCATCATCATTGAGAGGAGGAGTTTCACATCTGAGACACATGCACGAGTCAGGAAAGTTAGATTTGGACGTCAGTTGCACTTATTCACCTTTACTTAtgcatctttttcttctttctctttgggcttctctcttcagtggtggccacagtggatcatcttcctccatctgtcctctgcttcctcttctctcaaacctacaaacctcatgtcctccttcaccacctccatcaatct
It contains:
- the LOC128752434 gene encoding methyltransferase-like protein 27: MAMSAEEIMAAKEKARASRGCDPEQLVNFYDSWAETYEKNVDSLNYQGPKLVAELISSHFSGNPAEARVLDVACGPGQFAALMKERGFRMFSGVDYSEKMLKEAEKTGDYQSLEQAHLGTDPLPGDADSFDVVVLIGALNKHLVPFSVLRELCKVTKPGGLICLTKTNYKNDDAVQLLALEKELKQMEDEGLWTKVTVTKCDKYLRNAFVENMLDDEFLCGYVWLFQK